A genomic stretch from Mycobacterium malmoense includes:
- a CDS encoding salicylate synthase: MAEVSVEISPTGTASLSIPLPADIDPADLAAELAAVLPERVDEEYLLYEHGGQWVLASGVEAMVELDSDELRVIRDGATQRQQWSGRPGPVLGEAIDRLLLETEQVFGWIAFEFGVYRYGLQQRLAPRTPLARVFWPRTRIVVTRDAVRLFGATAGQRDAVLGLLGDGLPDVRRARAVDINADPSGYRDRVAVAVREIARGIYRKVILSRCVEVPFALDFPATYRLGRRHNTPVRSFLLRLGRIRAVGYSPEVVAAVHHDGTVVTEPLAGTRALGRGPARDRQAREDLESNSKEIVEHAISVRSSLQEIAEIAEPGTAVVTDFMTVRERGSVQHLGSTICARLGPSSDRMDALEALFPAVTASGIPKAAGVEAILRLDEGPRGLYSGAVVMVSADGGLDAALILRAAYECDGRTWLRAGAGIIEESEPEREFEETCEKLSTLAPYLIARQ; encoded by the coding sequence GTGGCCGAGGTGAGCGTCGAGATAAGTCCCACCGGCACCGCGTCACTGTCGATCCCACTGCCTGCCGATATCGATCCGGCCGACCTGGCAGCCGAGCTGGCCGCGGTGCTGCCTGAACGGGTCGACGAAGAGTACCTGCTCTACGAGCACGGCGGTCAATGGGTGCTGGCCAGCGGTGTGGAGGCAATGGTCGAGCTGGACAGCGACGAGCTGCGGGTGATCCGCGACGGCGCGACTCAGCGGCAACAGTGGTCCGGACGACCGGGACCGGTCTTGGGCGAAGCCATCGACCGGCTGCTGCTGGAGACCGAGCAAGTCTTCGGCTGGATCGCGTTCGAGTTCGGCGTCTACCGCTATGGCCTGCAGCAGCGGCTGGCGCCGCGAACCCCGCTGGCCCGAGTGTTTTGGCCGCGCACCCGCATCGTGGTGACCCGGGACGCGGTTCGCCTTTTCGGCGCGACGGCCGGCCAGCGCGACGCGGTGCTCGGATTGCTCGGCGACGGTTTGCCCGACGTCCGCCGCGCCCGCGCGGTCGACATCAACGCCGACCCGTCCGGCTACCGCGATCGGGTGGCGGTGGCCGTCCGTGAAATCGCCAGAGGCATCTACCGCAAGGTGATCCTATCCCGTTGCGTCGAAGTCCCTTTCGCGCTCGACTTCCCGGCCACCTATCGATTGGGCCGGCGGCACAACACTCCGGTGAGGTCATTTCTGTTGCGGCTGGGTAGAATTCGCGCCGTCGGTTACAGCCCCGAAGTTGTCGCGGCCGTTCACCACGATGGCACGGTGGTGACGGAGCCGCTGGCCGGTACCCGCGCGCTCGGTCGTGGTCCGGCGCGTGATCGTCAGGCTCGCGAAGATCTGGAGTCAAACTCCAAAGAGATTGTGGAACATGCTATCTCGGTGCGTAGCTCGCTACAAGAAATCGCCGAGATCGCCGAACCGGGCACCGCGGTGGTCACCGATTTCATGACGGTGCGGGAGCGGGGGAGCGTGCAGCACCTGGGCTCCACGATCTGTGCGCGCCTGGGTCCCTCGAGCGACCGGATGGACGCGCTGGAAGCGCTCTTTCCGGCGGTCACCGCGTCGGGCATCCCGAAGGCGGCCGGCGTCGAGGCCATCCTGCGCCTTGATGAAGGCCCGCGCGGACTGTATTCGGGTGCGGTCGTGATGGTTTCGGCGGACGGCGGGCTGGACGCGGCGCTGATCCTGCGGGCCGCCTACGAATGCGACGGCAGGACGTGGTTGCGGGCCGGCGCCGGAATCATCGAAGAATCCGAAC
- a CDS encoding sodium-dependent bicarbonate transport family permease, with product MLQEFWHNFTHNLFKPLLLFFYFGFLIPILKVRFEFPYVIYQGLTMYLLLAIGWHGGEELAQISSGGIWVIVGFMVLGFVTNFVIGCLAYFLLSSLRSMRKIDKATVAGYYGSDSAGTFATCVAVLTAVGIAFNAYMPVMLAVMEIPGCLVALYLVARLRHRGMDPAGYMPDEPGYTAVKVGVGPGTAAKPPQGQSLETERERGVEQELEISLEKLDRPDWEPGENAPRPTGKKMRIFSRELFQEVFLNPGLVLLIGGIIIGLVSGLQGQKVVQDDDKFFVLAFQGVLCLFLLEMGMTASRKLKDLRAAGIGFIFFGLLAPNIFAPLGILIAHIYSSATHADFKPGTYVLFAVLCGAASYIAVPAVQRLAIPEASPTLPLAASLGLTFSYNVTIGIPLYIEVNRLISHWF from the coding sequence ATGCTCCAAGAGTTCTGGCACAACTTCACCCACAACCTGTTCAAGCCACTCCTGCTGTTCTTCTACTTCGGGTTCCTGATCCCGATCCTGAAGGTGCGGTTCGAGTTCCCCTATGTGATCTACCAGGGCTTGACGATGTATTTGCTGCTGGCCATCGGCTGGCACGGCGGCGAAGAGCTGGCTCAGATCAGCTCCGGCGGCATCTGGGTCATCGTGGGGTTCATGGTGCTGGGCTTCGTGACGAACTTCGTGATCGGATGTCTGGCTTACTTCCTATTGAGCTCCTTGAGATCCATGCGGAAAATCGACAAGGCGACGGTCGCCGGCTATTACGGGTCCGACTCGGCCGGCACCTTTGCCACCTGTGTGGCCGTCCTGACCGCCGTTGGCATCGCCTTCAACGCCTACATGCCGGTCATGCTGGCCGTGATGGAGATTCCCGGCTGCCTGGTCGCGCTGTACCTGGTGGCGCGGCTGCGGCATAGGGGCATGGACCCGGCGGGGTACATGCCGGACGAACCTGGCTACACCGCGGTCAAGGTGGGGGTCGGCCCCGGCACGGCGGCAAAGCCACCGCAAGGCCAGAGCCTAGAGACCGAGCGCGAACGAGGTGTCGAGCAGGAGCTGGAGATCTCCCTGGAAAAGCTGGACCGTCCAGACTGGGAGCCCGGCGAGAACGCACCCCGCCCGACGGGCAAGAAGATGCGCATTTTCTCCCGCGAGCTCTTCCAGGAAGTCTTCCTCAACCCTGGGCTTGTCCTGCTGATCGGGGGCATCATCATCGGCCTCGTCAGTGGGCTGCAGGGACAAAAGGTCGTGCAAGACGACGACAAGTTCTTCGTATTGGCGTTCCAGGGCGTGCTTTGTCTATTCCTGCTCGAGATGGGCATGACGGCATCCCGCAAGCTGAAAGACCTGCGGGCGGCCGGCATCGGTTTCATCTTCTTCGGCCTGCTGGCGCCGAATATCTTTGCACCGCTGGGGATCCTCATCGCCCATATCTATTCGTCGGCCACCCATGCCGATTTCAAGCCGGGAACCTACGTGCTGTTCGCCGTGCTTTGCGGCGCGGCGTCCTACATCGCCGTCCCGGCGGTCCAGCGACTGGCCATCCCCGAGGCCAGCCCCACCCTGCCGCTCGCCGCGTCGCTGGGTCTGACGTTCTCCTACAACGTCACCATCGGAATCCCGCTCTATATCGAGGTCAACCGCTTGATCTCACACTGGTTCTAG
- the hemW gene encoding radical SAM family heme chaperone HemW, with protein MTLREAPVDLPALQPSPGRPFGLYVHVPFCITRCGYCDFNTYTPAELGGVNPDAWLLALRTELELAAARLDTPTVNTVFVGGGTPSLLGGERLARLLGMVREHFVLAPDAEVTTEANPESTWPDFFAAIRTAGYTRVSLGMQSVSPRVLGVLDRVHTPNRSATAAREALAAGFEHVNLDLIYGTPGESDDDVLRSVDAAIEAGVDHVSAYALLVEEGTALARRVRRGELAAPDDDVLAHRYELVDARLSAAGLVWYEVSNWSRPGGECRHNLGYWDGGQWWGAGPGAHGYVGATRWWNVKHPNAYAELLAGAALPVAGLEQLGGDALHTEDVLLKTRLRQGLPLDVLSAAERERAETVAADGLLVSDGDRLVLTPRGRLLADAVVRTLLG; from the coding sequence ATGACCCTTCGCGAGGCCCCGGTCGACCTGCCCGCGTTACAGCCGAGTCCCGGACGGCCTTTCGGGCTGTACGTGCATGTCCCGTTCTGCATAACCCGTTGCGGTTACTGTGATTTCAACACCTACACCCCGGCCGAATTGGGTGGTGTCAACCCGGATGCCTGGCTGCTGGCGCTGCGGACGGAGCTGGAGCTGGCGGCGGCGCGGCTGGACACACCGACGGTGAACACGGTGTTCGTTGGCGGAGGGACGCCGTCGCTGCTGGGCGGTGAGCGGCTGGCCAGGCTGCTGGGCATGGTGCGCGAGCACTTCGTGCTGGCGCCGGATGCCGAGGTCACCACGGAGGCCAACCCCGAGTCGACATGGCCGGACTTCTTCGCGGCGATTCGCACGGCCGGCTACACGCGGGTGTCGCTGGGCATGCAGTCAGTGTCGCCGCGGGTGCTTGGGGTCCTCGACCGGGTACACACACCGAACCGCTCGGCGACGGCGGCGCGTGAGGCGTTGGCTGCCGGTTTCGAACACGTGAACCTCGACCTGATCTATGGAACCCCGGGCGAATCGGACGACGACGTGCTGCGTTCCGTCGACGCGGCGATCGAGGCCGGCGTCGATCACGTGTCCGCGTACGCGCTGCTCGTCGAGGAGGGCACCGCGCTGGCCCGGCGAGTTCGGCGGGGTGAACTGGCCGCTCCCGACGACGACGTGCTGGCGCACCGCTACGAGTTGGTCGATGCTCGGCTGTCCGCGGCGGGGCTGGTCTGGTACGAGGTGTCCAACTGGTCGCGACCGGGCGGTGAGTGCCGGCACAACCTCGGTTACTGGGACGGTGGTCAGTGGTGGGGCGCGGGCCCGGGAGCACACGGCTACGTCGGCGCGACGCGCTGGTGGAATGTCAAGCACCCCAACGCGTATGCGGAGCTGCTCGCCGGTGCCGCGCTGCCGGTGGCGGGCCTCGAGCAGCTCGGCGGCGACGCCTTGCACACCGAAGACGTACTGTTGAAAACCCGCTTGCGCCAAGGGCTTCCGCTAGACGTGCTGAGCGCCGCCGAACGTGAACGCGCCGAGACCGTGGCCGCTGACGGATTATTGGTCTCCGACGGCGACAGGCTGGTCCTTACCCCGCGCGGACGGCTACTGGCCGACGCGGTGGTGCGGACCCTGCTGGGCTGA
- a CDS encoding Ms4527A family Cys-rich leader peptide: MGRVTADQPSLRIALVARRHIDLKRVCSCCCLP, from the coding sequence ATGGGGCGCGTGACCGCCGACCAGCCCAGCCTGCGCATCGCGCTGGTGGCGCGGCGGCATATCGACCTCAAGCGTGTCTGTAGCTGTTGCTGTCTGCCTTGA
- a CDS encoding nitrite/sulfite reductase, producing MTTARPAKTRNEGQWALGNREPLNANEEMKQSGAPLDVRERIETVYAKAGFDSIDKSDLRGRFRWWGLYTQREQGYDGTWTGDENIDVLEAKYFMLRVRCDGGAISAAALRTLGEISIEFARNTADISDRENVQYHWIEVENVPEIWRRLDAVGLQTTEACGDCPRVVLGSPLAGESLDEVLDPTWAIDEIVRRYIGKPDFADLPRKYKTAISGQQDVVHEVNDIAFIGVNHPERGPGLDLWVGGGLSTNPMLGQRVGVWVPLEEVPEVWAAVTSIFRDYGYRRLRAKARLKFLIKDWGIEKFREVLETEYLKHPLIDGPAPEPVKHPIDHVGVQRLKNGLNAIGVAPIAGRVSGTILTGAAELAARAGSDRIRFTPYQKLVILDVPDDKVEETVAGLEALGLQSRPSHWRRNLMACSGIEFCKLSFAETRVRAQSLVPELERRLEDINSQLDVPITVNINGCPNSCARIQIADIGFKGQMVDDGHGGTVEGFQVHLGGSLGLDSGFGRKLRQHKVTSDELGDYIDRVVRNFVKHRADGERFAQWAVRADEDDLR from the coding sequence ATGACCACAGCCCGTCCCGCAAAGACCCGCAACGAGGGCCAGTGGGCGCTGGGAAATCGCGAACCGCTCAACGCCAACGAAGAGATGAAGCAGTCCGGCGCCCCCCTCGACGTTCGGGAACGCATCGAAACGGTGTACGCCAAGGCCGGGTTCGACAGCATCGACAAGTCCGACCTGCGGGGCCGCTTTCGCTGGTGGGGCCTCTACACCCAGCGCGAACAGGGTTACGACGGAACGTGGACCGGCGACGAGAACATCGACGTGTTGGAGGCCAAGTACTTCATGCTGCGGGTGCGCTGCGACGGCGGGGCGATCTCGGCCGCCGCGTTACGTACCCTCGGGGAGATTTCGATCGAATTTGCCAGAAACACCGCCGACATCTCCGACCGCGAGAACGTGCAATACCACTGGATCGAGGTAGAGAACGTCCCGGAGATCTGGCGCCGGCTGGATGCCGTCGGGCTGCAGACCACCGAGGCCTGCGGCGACTGCCCGCGCGTGGTGCTGGGCTCGCCGCTGGCCGGTGAATCCCTCGATGAGGTGCTCGACCCGACCTGGGCGATCGACGAGATCGTGCGGCGCTACATCGGCAAGCCCGACTTCGCCGACCTGCCGCGCAAATACAAGACCGCCATCTCCGGCCAGCAGGACGTGGTCCACGAGGTCAACGACATCGCGTTCATCGGCGTGAACCATCCCGAGCGCGGGCCCGGCCTGGACCTGTGGGTCGGCGGCGGGCTATCCACCAACCCCATGCTGGGTCAGCGGGTCGGCGTCTGGGTGCCGCTGGAAGAGGTGCCGGAGGTGTGGGCGGCGGTGACGTCGATCTTCCGCGACTACGGGTATCGCCGGCTGCGGGCCAAGGCGCGGCTGAAGTTCCTGATCAAGGACTGGGGCATAGAAAAGTTTAGGGAAGTTCTCGAAACCGAATACCTCAAGCACCCCTTGATCGACGGCCCGGCCCCCGAGCCCGTCAAGCATCCGATCGACCACGTCGGTGTGCAGCGACTGAAGAACGGCCTCAACGCCATTGGGGTCGCGCCGATCGCCGGACGGGTGTCCGGCACCATCCTCACGGGGGCGGCCGAGCTGGCCGCGCGGGCCGGTTCGGACCGGATCCGGTTCACCCCTTACCAGAAGCTGGTGATCCTGGACGTGCCCGACGACAAGGTCGAGGAGACCGTGGCAGGCCTCGAAGCCCTGGGGTTGCAGTCGCGCCCGTCACACTGGCGCCGAAATCTAATGGCGTGCAGCGGGATCGAATTCTGCAAGCTGTCGTTTGCGGAAACCCGGGTCCGGGCCCAGTCTTTGGTGCCCGAACTGGAGCGGCGGCTAGAAGACATCAACTCCCAGCTTGACGTCCCGATCACCGTCAACATCAACGGCTGCCCCAACTCGTGTGCGCGAATTCAAATCGCCGACATTGGGTTCAAGGGTCAGATGGTCGACGACGGTCATGGCGGCACGGTCGAGGGCTTCCAGGTGCACCTTGGCGGCAGCCTCGGCCTGGACAGCGGTTTCGGCCGAAAACTGCGCCAGCACAAGGTCACCAGTGACGAGCTGGGCGACTACATCGATCGGGTGGTGCGCAATTTCGTCAAACACCGCGCCGACGGTGAACGGTTCGCGCAGTGGGCCGTTCGCGCCGACGAGGACGACCTGCGATGA
- a CDS encoding phosphoadenylyl-sulfate reductase: protein MSGEATRPTEAELRELAARGAAELEGASATDLLRWTEENFGGVNGPRGWATCNYVVASNMTDAVLVDLAAKVRPGVPVIFLDTGYHFVETIGTRDAVESVYDIRVLNVTPEHTVAEQDELLGKDLFARDPGECCRLRKVVPLGKTLSGYSAWVTGLRRVEAPTRANASVVSFDEAFKLVKVNPLAAWTDQDVQDYIAEHDVLVNPLVYEGYPSIGCAPCTAKPVEGADPRSGRWQGLAKTECGLHAS from the coding sequence ATGAGCGGCGAAGCGACCAGGCCGACCGAAGCCGAACTGCGTGAGCTGGCCGCCCGCGGCGCCGCGGAACTCGAAGGCGCCAGCGCCACCGACCTGTTGCGATGGACCGAGGAGAACTTCGGCGGTGTTAACGGGCCGCGCGGCTGGGCGACGTGCAACTACGTGGTGGCCTCCAACATGACCGACGCCGTGCTGGTGGATCTGGCGGCCAAGGTGCGGCCGGGCGTGCCGGTGATCTTTCTGGACACCGGTTATCACTTCGTGGAAACGATCGGCACCCGGGATGCGGTCGAATCCGTCTACGACATAAGGGTTCTCAATGTGACTCCGGAGCACACGGTGGCCGAGCAAGACGAGCTGCTGGGCAAGGACCTGTTTGCCCGTGACCCTGGCGAGTGCTGCCGGCTGCGCAAGGTCGTCCCGCTGGGCAAGACGCTGAGCGGTTACTCCGCCTGGGTGACCGGGCTGCGCCGGGTCGAGGCGCCGACCCGCGCCAACGCCTCGGTGGTCAGCTTCGACGAGGCGTTCAAGCTGGTGAAGGTCAACCCGCTGGCGGCCTGGACCGACCAGGACGTGCAGGACTACATCGCCGAGCACGACGTGTTGGTCAATCCCCTTGTCTACGAAGGCTATCCATCGATCGGCTGCGCTCCGTGCACGGCCAAGCCGGTCGAGGGCGCCGACCCGCGCAGCGGGCGCTGGCAGGGACTGGCCAAGACGGAATGTGGGTTGCACGCGTCGTGA
- a CDS encoding sirohydrochlorin chelatase, translated as MWVARVVTALVLTAHGSKDPRSAANARAVADRVARMRPGLDVRLAFCELNAPSLVDVLDGLSGAGRAVVAPLLLANAYHARVDIPRQIAGCTTPQRVRQAPVLGEDDRLVSVLRQRVTGLGVSRLDDTLGVLVVAIGSSDPVANARTARVAPKLLAGTGWVGATTAFATRPQRSLAEAAGRLRRQGARRVIIAPWFLAPGLLPDRVRAFADRAGIEIASPLGAHRLVAETVLDRFDQALNEGAGRIAA; from the coding sequence ATGTGGGTTGCACGCGTCGTGACGGCACTCGTGCTGACCGCCCACGGAAGCAAGGATCCACGGTCGGCCGCCAATGCGCGGGCCGTCGCGGACCGGGTGGCGCGGATGCGCCCCGGACTGGACGTGCGGCTGGCCTTCTGCGAGCTGAACGCGCCCAGCCTGGTCGACGTGCTGGACGGGCTATCGGGCGCCGGGCGGGCTGTCGTCGCCCCGCTGCTGCTGGCAAACGCCTACCACGCCCGCGTCGACATCCCCCGCCAGATCGCCGGCTGCACGACGCCGCAGCGGGTGCGCCAGGCGCCCGTGCTCGGCGAGGACGACCGGTTGGTGTCGGTGCTGCGTCAGCGCGTGACGGGGTTGGGGGTTTCGCGGCTCGACGACACGCTCGGAGTGCTCGTCGTGGCGATCGGCTCATCGGACCCCGTAGCGAACGCGCGCACCGCGCGGGTGGCGCCGAAGCTGCTCGCGGGCACCGGTTGGGTCGGCGCGACGACGGCGTTCGCCACCCGACCGCAACGGTCGCTGGCCGAAGCCGCCGGCAGGTTGCGCCGCCAAGGCGCCCGACGGGTGATCATCGCGCCGTGGTTCCTGGCGCCCGGGTTACTGCCAGACCGGGTGCGGGCGTTCGCTGACCGCGCCGGCATCGAGATTGCGTCCCCGTTGGGCGCACACCGACTGGTCGCCGAGACGGTGCTGGATCGCTTCGATCAGGCGTTGAACGAAGGCGCCGGGCGCATCGCGGCCTAA
- a CDS encoding HNH endonuclease signature motif containing protein, with product MHSSSCEEIGAVLDALDADVDRACALSFDALITPERLRILARLEKIARRLPVPGHALINQLAEQANREELGGTLAHALADRLRLTRGDAHRRIAEAADLGPRRAITGEPLAPVLTATAAAQRDGAVSTGHVRVIRRFFDELPSGVDLGTREKAEAHLARLATQHRPDQLAKLADRLTGYLNPDGTYTDNDRARRRGLTLGKQGLDGMSALRGWLTPEARATFEAVLAKLASPGMCNPADDTACVDGAPGEDAVQGDTRTPAQRNHDGLNAALRAVLASGKLGQHNGLPASIIVTTTLAELEAAAGRGLTGGGTLLPMSDVIRLARHARHYLAIFDKGKALALYHTKRLASPAQRIVLYAKDRGCTRPGCDAPGYWCEVHHVEEWATTHTTDINTLTLTCGSDHPLVEPGGWSTRKNAHGDTEWIPPAHLDYGQPRTNTYWHPEKLLRDGEDEDDDDP from the coding sequence ATGCATTCGAGTAGCTGTGAGGAGATCGGTGCGGTCCTCGACGCGCTGGATGCCGACGTGGACCGTGCCTGCGCGCTGTCGTTTGACGCGTTGATCACGCCGGAGCGGCTGCGGATCCTGGCGCGCCTGGAAAAGATCGCCCGCCGGCTACCGGTGCCCGGCCACGCGTTGATCAACCAGCTCGCCGAGCAGGCCAACCGCGAGGAACTGGGCGGCACACTGGCCCACGCGCTGGCCGACCGGCTGCGCCTCACCCGCGGCGACGCCCACCGGCGCATCGCCGAGGCCGCCGACCTGGGACCGCGGCGCGCGATCACCGGCGAGCCCCTGGCACCTGTGTTGACCGCGACCGCCGCCGCCCAACGCGACGGCGCCGTCAGCACCGGCCACGTGCGGGTGATCCGGCGGTTCTTCGACGAGCTGCCCAGCGGCGTCGACCTCGGGACCCGAGAAAAAGCCGAAGCGCACCTGGCCCGGCTGGCCACCCAGCATCGCCCCGATCAGCTCGCCAAACTGGCCGACCGGCTCACCGGCTACCTCAACCCCGACGGCACCTACACCGACAACGACCGCGCCCGCCGCCGCGGACTCACCCTGGGCAAGCAGGGCCTCGACGGCATGTCGGCGCTGCGCGGCTGGCTCACCCCCGAAGCCCGCGCCACGTTTGAGGCCGTCTTGGCCAAGTTGGCCTCTCCTGGGATGTGCAACCCGGCCGACGACACCGCATGTGTGGACGGCGCGCCCGGCGAGGACGCGGTTCAGGGCGACACCCGCACACCGGCCCAGCGCAATCACGACGGACTCAACGCCGCGCTGCGCGCGGTGCTCGCGTCGGGAAAGCTGGGTCAGCACAACGGATTACCGGCCTCCATCATCGTCACCACCACCCTGGCCGAGCTCGAAGCCGCCGCCGGACGCGGCCTGACCGGTGGGGGCACCCTGCTGCCCATGAGTGATGTGATCCGCCTGGCCCGCCACGCCCGGCACTATCTGGCCATCTTCGACAAAGGTAAAGCCCTGGCGCTGTACCACACCAAGCGGCTGGCCTCCCCCGCCCAGCGGATTGTCTTGTATGCCAAGGATCGTGGCTGCACCCGGCCGGGCTGTGATGCGCCCGGATACTGGTGTGAAGTCCATCATGTCGAGGAGTGGGCCACCACCCACACCACCGACATCAACACGCTGACCCTGACCTGCGGCTCCGATCACCCCCTGGTCGAACCGGGCGGCTGGAGCACCCGCAAGAACGCCCACGGCGACACCGAATGGATCCCACCGGCGCACCTGGACTACGGGCAACCGAGGACGAATACCTACTGGCACCCGGAAAAGCTCCTCCGCGATGGGGAAGACGAGGACGACGACGACCCGTAA
- a CDS encoding sulfate/molybdate ABC transporter ATP-binding protein yields MTDNGTERGDHAIVVRDAYKHYGDFVALDHVDFVVPTGSLTALLGPSGSGKSTLLRAIAGLDQPDSGTVTINGHDVTRVPPQRRGIGFVFQHYAAFKHLTVRDNVAYGLKIRKRPRAEVKDKVDNLLEVVGLSGFQTRYPNQLSGGQRQRMALARALAVDPQVLLLDEPFGALDAKVREDLRAWLRRLHDEVHVTTVLVTHDQAEALDVADRIAVLNKGRIEQVGSPTEVYDSPSNAFVMSFLGAVSELNGALVRPHDIRVGRNPEMAIAGGDGTAESIGVVRATVDRVVALGFEVRVELTSAATGGAFTAQITRGDAEALALGDGDTVYVRATRVPPIVGGVAGPGSDGAAEDRTTLTSA; encoded by the coding sequence ATGACCGACAACGGAACCGAGCGCGGCGACCACGCGATCGTCGTGCGCGACGCGTACAAGCACTACGGCGACTTCGTCGCCCTGGACCACGTGGACTTCGTCGTGCCCACCGGTTCGCTGACGGCGCTGCTGGGCCCCAGCGGTTCGGGCAAGTCGACCCTGTTGCGGGCCATCGCCGGCCTCGACCAGCCCGACAGCGGAACCGTCACGATCAACGGCCATGACGTCACCCGGGTCCCGCCGCAGCGTCGCGGCATCGGATTCGTGTTTCAGCACTACGCGGCGTTCAAGCACCTGACCGTTCGCGACAACGTGGCGTACGGGTTGAAGATCCGCAAGCGGCCCAGGGCCGAGGTCAAGGACAAGGTCGACAACCTGCTGGAAGTGGTGGGGCTGAGCGGGTTTCAGACCCGCTACCCCAACCAGCTCTCCGGCGGTCAACGGCAGCGGATGGCGCTGGCCCGGGCGCTGGCCGTCGACCCGCAGGTGCTGCTGCTCGACGAGCCGTTCGGGGCGCTGGACGCCAAGGTCCGCGAGGACCTGCGGGCGTGGTTGCGGCGCCTGCATGACGAGGTGCACGTCACCACGGTGCTGGTCACCCACGACCAGGCCGAGGCGTTGGACGTGGCCGACCGGATCGCCGTGCTCAACAAGGGCCGCATCGAGCAGGTCGGGTCCCCGACCGAGGTCTACGACTCGCCGTCGAACGCGTTCGTGATGTCGTTCCTGGGTGCGGTGTCCGAGCTGAACGGAGCCCTGGTCCGCCCGCACGACATCCGGGTGGGCCGCAATCCCGAGATGGCGATCGCCGGTGGTGACGGCACCGCCGAGTCCATCGGGGTCGTGCGTGCCACCGTCGACCGGGTGGTGGCGCTGGGTTTCGAGGTGCGCGTGGAATTGACCAGCGCGGCCACCGGCGGCGCCTTCACCGCCCAGATCACCCGCGGCGATGCCGAGGCGCTGGCCTTAGGCGACGGCGACACCGTGTATGTGCGCGCCACCCGGGTACCGCCGATCGTCGGTGGCGTGGCGGGGCCCGGTAGTGACGGTGCCGCCGAAGATCGGACCACGCTGACGTCGGCGTGA
- the cysW gene encoding sulfate ABC transporter permease subunit CysW, translated as MTSSPRVRYLIRFVALAYIFVLLVVPVTLILWRTFRPGFGQFVDWVSTPAAISALNLTLLVVAIVVPLNVIFGIPTALVLARNRFRGKGLLQAIIDLPFAVSPVIVGVALILLWGSAGAFGFVEKDLGFKIIFGLPGIVLASIFVTLPFVVREVEPVLHELGTDQEEAAATLGSSWWQTFWRITLPSIRWGLTYGIVLTIARTLGEYGAVIIVSSNLPGKSQTLTLLVSDRYNRGAEYGAYALSTLLMGVAVLVLIFQVVLDARRARATK; from the coding sequence ATGACATCCTCGCCGCGTGTTCGCTATCTGATCCGGTTCGTCGCGCTCGCATACATCTTCGTCCTGCTCGTCGTTCCGGTGACGCTGATCCTGTGGCGCACGTTCCGGCCGGGGTTCGGTCAGTTCGTCGACTGGGTGAGCACGCCGGCGGCGATATCGGCGCTGAATTTGACGCTGTTGGTGGTCGCCATCGTGGTGCCACTCAACGTGATCTTCGGCATCCCGACCGCATTGGTGCTGGCGCGCAACCGCTTTCGCGGCAAGGGTCTGCTGCAGGCGATCATCGATCTGCCGTTCGCGGTGTCGCCCGTGATCGTGGGCGTGGCGTTGATCCTGTTGTGGGGATCGGCCGGCGCGTTCGGGTTTGTCGAAAAGGATCTCGGGTTCAAGATCATTTTCGGGCTGCCCGGCATCGTGCTGGCCAGCATCTTCGTCACCCTGCCGTTCGTGGTGCGCGAAGTCGAGCCGGTGCTGCACGAGCTGGGAACCGACCAGGAGGAGGCGGCGGCGACGCTGGGTTCGAGTTGGTGGCAGACGTTTTGGCGGATCACGCTGCCCTCGATCCGGTGGGGCCTGACGTACGGCATCGTGCTCACCATCGCGCGCACCCTCGGCGAATACGGTGCCGTCATCATCGTGTCGTCCAACCTGCCGGGCAAGTCGCAAACGCTGACCTTGCTCGTCTCGGACCGGTACAACCGCGGGGCCGAGTACGGCGCCTACGCGCTATCGACGTTGCTGATGGGCGTTGCCGTCTTGGTCCTGATCTTCCAGGTCGTCCTCGATGCCCGCCGGGCACGGGCGACCAAGTAG